From Pyxicephalus adspersus chromosome 7, UCB_Pads_2.0, whole genome shotgun sequence, a single genomic window includes:
- the HIRIP3 gene encoding HIRA-interacting protein 3 has product MAGELEREMRHFTRRLFQGSPDLSVLSQALVRTKFLNHCGRSSLTAEERRTLKMIVEEELLRMQDEDASDDEPLIKVQKRARQESGDDVTEATEPPGKKRKPLDDIESEEDSGIEQREGKRLSSSSSEAPTSKMGKGAKQEQARGKKGKGSAKGALSEEGKKDNSKVKQKAGLQKPPVKKVPVINLNSESSSDEEAASPKKLSMESNSEDEAPSKNKKDVLVLNSDDEEKQKTHMQSEDSDSEEEMTLSKLKNPNAKKSKDSDNEPQRKAKAKQKPKQTAAKPGKKVKKQETDSESEEEEELVVKKGKKDSDEESDESLEVEKSKRRQKSDSDSEQESPKKRRTKKAAPKKGKVSDRKSAGKKTKDDSEEEECVSKRKVKKTSKKPSDSEEESPAKKGPRKSSSEKQSDSEEEDGATKKISLKDSDSEDEESAVEPAPSKETSDSEEEKESPTNASKESASETDEDEKSSVKKDSDKESDSDEDKQRPKKTLKPAKQKTASEKRGKDKKAEPDSDSQDEEKGEDKDKEKDKDDEDSDLSDVSDDGNKGKNATKQSKSTSKEDHPSITRLKRYILTCGARRNYKKLFQNCRSVKSMVEVLKKELEDLGVKGKPSLEKCRVVRLKREEAAELAELDTSNIIATAGRPRRRNTWNPYQTSTSLDASPSTYRKELASDSEGEEGPPRKKRPVDWSGLKGIISDDGDSE; this is encoded by the exons ATGGCGGGAGAGCTGGAGCGGGAGATGCGGCACTTCACCCGGAGGCTTTTTCAAGGCAGCCCGGACCTCAG CGTTCTCTCGCAGGCTCTGGTGCGCACAAAGTTCCTAAATCATTGCGGTCGATCGTCTCTGACCGCGGAGGAGCGCCGGACCCTGAAGATGATTGTGGAGGAAGAGCTGCTGAGGATGCAG GACGAGGATGCCAGCGATGATGAGCCTCTGATTAAAGTTCAGAAGAGAGCACGGCAAGAAAGCGGGGATGATGTAACAGAGGCCACGGAGCCacctgggaaaaaaaggaaaccacTGGATG ACATCGAGTCAGAGGAGGACTCCGGCATTGAGCAGAGGGAAGGCAAGAGATTGTCAAGCAGTTCCTCAGAAGCTCCAACTTCCAAAATGGGAAAAGGGGCCAAACAGGAACAAGCAAGAGGGAAGAAAGGCAAAGGGAGTGCCAAAGGTGCCTTatctgaggaaggcaaaaaggaCAATAGTAAGGTCAAGCAGAAAGCAGGGCTTCAAAAGCCACCAGTAAAAAAAGTCcctgtaataaatttaaattcaGAATCAAGCAGTGATGAGGAGGCTGCTTCACCCAAGAAGTTGAGCATGGAGTCCAATAGTGAGGATGAAGCcccctctaaaaataaaaaggacgTTTTGGTTTTAAACAGTGATGACGAAGAGAAGCAAAAGACGCACATGCAGAGTGAAGATTCTGACAGCGAGGAGGAAATGACTCTTTCTAAACTGAAGAACCCGAACGCAAAAAAGTCAAAGGACAGTGACAATGAGCCGCAGAGAAAGGCTAAGGCCAAACAAAAGCCGAAACAAACTGCTGCAAAGCCAGGGAAGAAGGTAAAGAAGCAGGAAACAGACAGTGAAAGTGAGGAGGAAGAGGAGCTTGTTGTCAAGAAGGGGAAGAAAGACAGCGATGAGGAGAGTGATGAGAGCCTTGAAGTGGAAAAAAGCAAAAGGAGGCAAAAAAGTGACAGTGACAGCGAGCAGGAAAGTCCGAAaaagagaagaacaaagaaagctgctccaaaaaaaggaaaagtcagTGACCGAAAGAGTGCAGGTAAGAAGACAAAGGATGATAGCGAGGAGGAGGAGTGTGTGTCCAAGAGAAAAGTAAAGAAGACCTCAAAGAAACCGAGTGACAGTGAGGAGGAGAGTCCGGCCAAGAAGGGACCTAGAAAGTCTTCATCAGAGAAACAGAGTGACAGCGAGGAGGAAGACGGTGCAACCAAAAAAATTTCTCTAAAGGACAGCGACAGTGAGGACGAAGAGAGTGCGGTCGAACCTGCACCATCAAAGGAGACCAGTGACAGCgaggaggaaaaagaaagccCCACAAACGCCTCTAAAGAGAGTGCTAGCGAGACAGACGAGGATGAGAAGAGCTCTGTAAAGAAAGATTCAGACAAAGAATCCGACAGCGACGAGGACAAGCAGAGacctaaaaaaactttaaaaccgGCCAAGCAAAAAACGGCCAGTGAGAAGAGGGGAAAGGATAAAAAGGCTGAGCCAGATAGCGACTCCCAGGATGAGGAGAAAGGTGAAGATAAGGATAAGGAAAAGGATAAAGATGATGAAGACAGCGATTTGTCTGACGTGTCTGATGATGGCAATAAAGGCAAAAACGCTACAAAGCAGAGTAAG AGCACCTCCAAGGAAGATCATCCGTCTATCACCCGGCTGAAGAGATACATTCTGACCTGCGGGGCTCGGAGGAACTACAAGAAGCTCTTTCAGAATTGCCGTTCAGTAAAATCCATGGTGGAGGTGCTGAAAAAGGAGCTGGAGGACCTAGGAGTGAAAG GTAAGCCATCTCTGGAAAAGTGTCGCGTTGTGCGGCTGAAGAGGGAGGAGGCAGCTGAGCTGGCAGAACTGGACACCAGTAACATCATCGCCACAGCCG gacgCCCCCGGCGCCGGAACACCTGGAACCCCTATCAGACCTCCACTTCCCTGGATGCTTCCCCTTCCACCTACCGCAAAGAATTGGCCTCTGACTCTGAGGGAGAAGAAGGACCCCCTCGCAAGAAAAGGCCTGTGGACTGGTCTGGTTTAAAGGGCATCATCAGTGATGACGGAGACAGCGAGTAA
- the DUSP14 gene encoding dual specificity protein phosphatase 14 isoform X2 translates to MPLQLPTMNFRSHRLLRRSPPPPPAISSKPTPVGGTSSSGLSSLSSIAQISPCLYLSSGNAAGSRQQVYSRNVTCIVNATLEIPNSNWPDVDYIKVPVPDLPHAPLALYFDSVADRIHQNGKRNGRTLVHCVAGVSRSATLCIAYLMKYHRLSLLDAHQWVKTRRPVVRPNAGFWQQLIQYEKKLFGKNTVRLVPSPLGLIPDIYERETRNLIPVWGFR, encoded by the coding sequence ATGCCCCTGCAGCTGCCCACCATGAATTTTCGCAGCCACCGGCTACTACGCCGCTCTCCTCCGCCACCTCCGGCAATTTCCAGCAAACCCACCCCAGTCGGTGGAACTTCCAGCAGCGGACTGTCCAGTTTAAGCAGCATCGCCCAGATCAGCCCATGCTTGTATCTCTCCAGCGGAAACGCCGCCGGTAGTCGCCAGCAGGTCTACTCCCGCAACGTGACCTGCATCGTCAACGCCACCCTGGAGATCCCCAACTCCAACTGGCCAGATGTCGACTACATCAAAGTGCCGGTGCCAGACCTACCGCATGCTCCGCTGGCCCTGTATTTTGACTCGGTGGCCGACAGGATTCACCAAAACGGAAAGAGAAATGGCAGAACTCTGGTGCACTGCGTGGCGGGGGTTAGCCGTTCAGCAACTCTTTGCATCGCCTACCTGATGAAATATCACCGCCTGTCTCTTCTAGATGCCCACCAATGGGTCAAAACCAGGCGGCCCGTGGTCAGGCCGAACGCTGGATTCTGGCAGCAGCTCATCCAGTATGAGAAAAAGTTATTCGGCAAAAACACCGTTCGATTGGTGCCATCACCGCTAGGACTTATACCCGATATATACGAGAGAGAAACTCGCAATCTCATCCCTGTTTGGGGTTTCAGATAA